A window of Rattus norvegicus strain BN/NHsdMcwi chromosome 14, GRCr8, whole genome shotgun sequence contains these coding sequences:
- the Lcorl gene encoding ligand-dependent nuclear receptor corepressor-like protein isoform X5 has protein sequence MLVYQALYRLSHLHSSCFESILEGLYGPRLRRDLSLFEDCEPEELTDWSMDEKCSFCNLQREAVSDCMPSLDSSQSTPTEELSSQGQSHTDKIECQAETYLNALFRKKDLPQNCDPNIPLVAQELMKKMIRQFAIEYISKSGKIQENRNGSIGASLVCKSIQMNQAENCLQDEQEGPLDLTVTRTHEQTAQQGDGVLDLSTKKTSIKSEESSMCAPPSESAVAGSTVDAKSEEATKMEKGKSALSKVLESLCIHHHQQVLAMLKFLVQEQNAASLCCCNSSCAMSSESQKPLLEDGFHGLFCSCEYRLAERGCLHNERQSPGLVPLPVCIKELHCLSCQTVSVENIKTVMNRGVENSSHPHRCSCGQLAKIHSTRSTCHSPLLSGEICDLSATLQESCRSRSPSPPPLSPVETGGFEKWKDIVSELSALENNKLESSINQPPSLTPAEINIHKCGHDSKIHKTKKSSNSDSVLLGTSSSYTTNHDKGETAVIFQDLMDRINEKLKSIETTDISNLIKLSSTDCDSDNDFKLGDLITSLLHSATANDYSFMELLSQHDKKVENKIIQTRFRKRQQTLFAMHNSPDSPVIRRQSLQIKRELASFDENFLRKRYSERNSRKLSYNDKMLSVNKEFQPCQEPLKNSKSFQNENHAETLFTPSLQVPLGSLETNLAPNQFSENFKATSFEKMSQRKSQERSTAEKLTVQNNGENTKLESTPTLSRTDASLLSRTKRNIVPPGWYSIYVTNDSVSKKFLESKRVSDSAHRKDPVRDPTESFQTIDLNKIAMNSNLQVVVERLEDTINMAQRSWTSQDLSEGCKASKKLIETGDKDQNVGRDLTLSGMAFKNQSLSKSALASSNKRSHGMFVMDLNKTFDNPKTSPILERGSSTTSVESLPTKCEGIENSVSNYSSPIKLMFLSEIKSSEGVKYTLTSVSTSQSNADFDSHKHKTHQMIGRKREVNEDIPNTSFEDYNSNHHATNLQSELNQFNCVHEATPSSAELTDSLNNDKPQEDPKGKSNGAVDLPCKRKPGRPKKIGPQVVKQIKRPIGRPPKPKAGQTDVNVCQNESSSPRKENPQSFISEVKEDVCRKSIIVTVVYGRSRRTKRCVSEGSMKINNISLNSDGADFSVNSSLLRNTKAHEIGYGESLSAGSRLTTQSGVFDSDFENIRPIKSKSMITQTCKNIIRPNQKPLSIVRKPGRPAKVKISGISVTVNRISPQEREVCVSSCLPPLDQEIVLEKTCLEEKPDQQCSNVDNIKHTNVDIVKDESNSTVTSIPLKHSIKARKPLHFLHSFASSGSLTYKNTLRHKSCKLHLHKCKNPKKKYRQSSFRLASKGIPGSRCSKKAKKYLEDKKLMPVSDVSLDPVISSNPLLRWWATSASNDSLLEELNNRFEQITNAWVQVSRDEAQNFVHKTEYSKGDHFKAASPLETCLLELEVSPVKMLFQKKYNLNELCTWFMQTTETQSLSLVRKANARNPLEVISTKGIKLGVKCCGFNTSPFRKHFKKFAVSSPSKPAGKFHILHKMVGSPHLNVKSNLTLARLKRTEFKSLHCERWRREERPYSHRTVDWSSKRRNLRLFCQNQSWTNTEGQTNAETSLSEKSTVGNQWASSPEPRVTFAKKRVAVGDFRTHASLESKFKSEAKENGTGCGQVDAEKEQTIESVSSHNWRSKTLKDCRIFLRKINCLEHRNTFKLNTIIYSPESVDSGGNQAQPEESKRFSLRSHSARQSSLKKQNEERENPKANSPASGRLTDELNSSQLSKHVNFDKNPDNSEALSKLNKRKRPPWKTTEMSAKRHKRQSCNSGQMANYCTKSQVGKFFSP, from the exons atCTTCCTCAGAACTGTGATCCTAACATTCCCTTAGTTGCTCAGGAATTAATGAAAAAGATGATACGTCAGTTTGCAATTGAGTACATCTCAAAAAGCGGTAAAattcaagaaaatagaaatggtTCAATTGGAGCAAGTCTCGTTTGTAAAAGCATCCAAATGAACCAAGCAGAGAACTGCCTTCAGGATGAGCAAGAAGGCCCCTTAGACCTCACTGTGACTCGAACGCATGAGCAAACTGCTCAGCAAG GGGATGGAGTGTTAGATCTCTCTACAAAGAAAACCAGCATAAAATCTGAAGAGTCCTCCATGTGTGCTCCTCCTTCTGAAAGTGCAGTGGCTGG ttcaacTGTTGATGCAAAATCAGAGGAAGCTactaaaatggaaaaaggaaaatcaGCATTAAGCAAAGTTTTGGAATCTTTGTGCATACATCACCATCAACAAGTTTTGGCTATGTTGAAATTTCTAGTCCAAGAGCAGAATGCTGCTTCTCTTTGCTGTTGTAATTCATCATGTGCTATGTCTTCAGAATCTCAAAAGCCCCTATTGGAGGATGGTTTTCATGGTCTGTTCTGTAGCTGTGAATATAGACTGGCAGAAAGAGGGTGTTTACACAATGAGAGACAAAGCCCTGGTCTAGTGCCTCTGCCAGTCTGTATTAAAGAATTACATTGTTTGTCTTGTCAGACTGTAAGTGTTGAAAATATTAAGACAGTAATGAATAGAGGAGTTGAAAACAGTTCTCATCCACACAGGTGCTCTTGTGGACAGTTAGCAAAGATTCACTCTACAAGATCAACCTGTCATAGTCCTCTTTTGTCAGGGGAAATTTGTGATCTTTCAGCTACTCTTCAAGAATCCTGTAGATCTCGAAGtccctcaccaccaccattatcacctGTGGAGACTGGAGGATTTGAAAAATGGAAAGACATCGTCTCAGAGCTTTCAGCCTTAGAAAATAACAAACTTGAGTCAAGCATTAACCAGCCTCCATCTCTTACACCAGCAGAGATAAACATTCACAAATGTGGCCACGACAGCAAAATACATAAAACTAAGAAGTCTAGTAACTCTGATTCTGTGCTCTTGGGTACCAGCAGTAGTTATACTACAAATCATGATAAGGGTGAAACAGCTGTAATTTTTCAAGATTTAATGGACCgtattaatgaaaaattaaaatcaatagaAACCACAGATATATCAAACCTCATAAAATTATCTAGTACTGATTGTGACTCAGACAATGATTTTAAATTGGGAGATTTAATAACATCTCTTTTGCACAGTGCAACAGCCAATGATTATAGTTTTATGGAATTGCTAAGTCAACATGATAAAAAGGTAGAAAATAAGATTATTCAGACAAGGTTTCGAAAACGTCAACAAACGTTATTTGCAATGCACAACTCTCCTGACTCACCTGTGATCAGAAGGCAGTCTTTACAGATAAAAAGAGAACTTGCCAGTTTTGATGAAAACTTTCTGAGAAAAAGGTACAgtgaaagaaattcaagaaaattGTCATACAATGATAAGATGCTTTCAGTGAACAAAGAATTCCAGCCTTGTCAGGAACCTTTAAAAAACTCTAAAAGCTTTCAAAATGAAAATCATGCCGAAACATTGTTTACACCATCACTTCAGGTACCTCTTGGGAGTTTAGAAACTAATTTGGCTCCTAATCAATTTTCAGAAAACTTTAAAGCAActtcatttgagaaaatgagcCAAAGAAAATCACAGGAGAGGTCTACAGCTGAGAAACTAACTGTACAGAATAATGGGGAAAATACAAAATTAGAAAGTACTCCAACACTTTCGAGAACTGATGCTTCTCTATTGAGCAGAACTAAACGAAATATTGTGCCTCCAGGATGGTATTCTATATATGTAACAAACGATTCTGTTTCCAAAAAATTCCTCGAGAGCAAAAGAGTATCAGACTCTGCACACAGAAAAGATCCAGTCAGAGATCCAACTGAAAGTTTTCAAACTATAGACTTAAATAAAATTGCAATGAATTCTAATTTGCAGGTTGTTGTGGAGCGTTTAGAAGACACAATAAATATGGCTCAAAGGTCTTGGACTAGTCAAGACCTATCTGAAGGATGTAAAGCTTCCAAGAAATTGATTGAAACAGGTGATAAAGACCAAAATGTTGGGAGAGATTTGACTTTAAGTGGAATGGCTTTTAAAAATCAGAGTTTATCAAAATCTGCATTGGCATCTAGCAATAAAAGAAGTCATGGTATGTTTGTAATGGATTTGAACAAAACATTCGATAATCCGAAGACGTCACCCATTTTAGAGAGAGGTAGCTCGACAACCAGTGTTGAAAGTTTGCCAACAAAATGTGAAGGTAttgaaaattctgtttctaaCTATTCTAGTCCTATCAAACTCATGTTTTTATCTGAGATTAAAAGCAGTGAAGGAGTCAAATACACTTTAACTTCAGTCAGCACATCACAGTCAAATGCTGATTTTGATTCTCACAAACATAAAACCCATCAGATGattggaagaaaaagagaagtaaaTGAAGACATACCAAACACTAGCTTTGAAGATTATAATTCTAATCATCATGCTACTAACCTTCAAAGTGAATTGAACCAATTTAACTGTGTACATGAGGCTACACCATCATCTGCAGAGTTGACTGATAGTTTAAACAATGATAAGCCACAAGAAGACCCTAAGGGAAAGTCAAATGGTGCTGTTGACTTACCATGTAAAAGAAAACCAGGTAGACCTAAAAAAATTGGTCCACAAGTTGTGAAGCAGATTAAACGGCCAATTGGAAGACCACCAAAACCTAAAGCTGGTCAAACAGATGTCAATGTTTGCCAAAACGAGTCTTCTAGCCCTAGAAAGGAAAACCCACAATCTTTCATATCAGAAGTCAAAGAAGATGTTTGCAGAAAGAGTATTATTGTCACTGTTGTTTATGGAAGGTCAAGAAGAACCAAGAGATGTGTTTCTGAAGGAAGCATGAAAATCAACAACATCTCACTGAACAGTGATGGCGCTGACTTTTCAGTTAACTCTAGTCTTCTCAGAAATACTAAAGCTCATGAGATTGGCTATGGTGAAAGTCTGAGTGCTGGGTCAAGATTGACAACTCAAAGTGGGGTTTTTGATTCTGACTTTGAAAATATTAGACCAATCAAGAGCAAGTCTATGATAACTCAGACTTGCAAGAACATTATTCGACCAAACCAAAAGCCTTTGTCAATTGTTAGGAAGCCTGGTAGACCTGCAAAAGTGAAAATTTCTGGTATATCTGTGACTGTTAATAGAATTTCACCTCAGGAAAGAGAAGTATGTGTTAGCAGTTGCTTACCTCCATTAGATCAGGAGATAGTGTTAGAGAAAACTTGCCTAGAAGAAAAGCCTGACCAACAATGCAGTAATGTGGATAATATCAAGCACACCAATGTTGACATAGTTAAGGATGAATCAAATAGTACTGTTACTTCTATACCTCTGAAGCATTCAATTAAGGCTAGAAAACCTTTGCATTTCTTACATTCATTTGCATCTTCTGGCTCACTTACTTACAAAAATACCCTTCGTCATAAATCATGTAAACTCCATTTGCATAAATGCAAAAATCCAAAGAAAAAATACAGGCAGTCAAGTTTTAGACTAGCTTCCAAAGGTATCCCAGGATCTAGATgttcaaagaaagcaaaaaagtaTTTGGAAGATAAAAAATTAATGCCTGTTTCTGATGTATCCTTGGACCCTGTGATTTCATCCAACCCTTTACTAAGGTGGTGGGCTACATCTGCTTCAAATGATTCCTTGTTAGAGGAATTAAACAATAGATTTGAACAAATAACAAATGCGTGGGTACAGGTGAGTAGAGATGAAGCTCAAAATTTTGTTCATAAAACAGAATACTCTAAAGGTGATCATTTCAAAGCAGCAAGCCCCTTGGAAACTTGTCTTCTAGAACTTGAAGTTTCACCCGTAAAAATGCTTTTTCAGAAAAAGTATAATTTGAATGAACTTTGTACCTGGTTTATGCAAACAACAGAAACACAGTCCCTTTCACTAGTTAGAAAAGCAAATGCTCGAAACCCTTTGGAAGTGATAAGCACCAAGGGCATTAAGTTAGGGGTGAAATGCTGTGGATTTAATACCAGCCCCTTCAGGAAGCACTTTAAAAAATTTGCAGTCTCTTCTCCTTCAAAACCAGCCGGGAAATTTCATATACTACATAAAATGGTTGGCTCACCACACTTAAATGTGAAAAGTAATTTAACATTAGCGAGGTTGAAAAGGACAGAGTTTAAGAGTTTGCACTGTGAAAggtggagaagagaggaaaggccatATAGCCACAGAACAGTTGATTggagctcaaaaagaaggaactTAAGATTGTTCTGCCAGAATCAATCTTGGACTAACACAGAGGGGCAGACAAATGCAGAGACATCACTCAGTGAGAAAAGCACAGTTGGTAACCAGTGGGCCTCGTCCCCGGAACCCAGAGTCACCTTTGCTAAAAAGAGGGTAGCAGTAGGTGACTTCAGAACACATGCTAGTTTAGAGAGTAAATTTAAGTCAGAAGCAAAGGAGAATGGAACAGGGTGTGGACAGGTTGATGCTGAAAAGGAACAGACAATAGAAAGTGTATCTTCCCATAATTGGAGGTCAAAAACTTTAAAAGACTGTAGAATATTTTTGAGGAAAATCAACTGTCTTGAACACAGAAATACTTTTAAACTAAATACAATAATTTATTCTCCTGAATCTGTTGACAGTGGAGGTAATCAGGCACAACCAGAAGAATCAAAGCGTTTTAGTTTAAGATCCCATTCCGCAAGGCAAAGTTCcttaaaaaagcaaaatgaagaaagagaaaatcccAAAGCAAATAGTCCTGCAAGTGGTAGGTTGACTGATGAACTCAACAGTAGTCAGTTAAGTAAGCATGTTAACTTTGACAAGAATCCTGATAATTCTGAGGCTCTTAGcaaattaaacaaaagaaaaagaccacCATGGAAGACCACAGAAATGTCAGCAAAAAGACATAAACGGCAGTCTTGCAACAGTGGACAAATGGCAAACTATTGTACAAAATCCCAAGTGGGTAAGTTTTTCTCTCCttaa
- the Lcorl gene encoding ligand-dependent nuclear receptor corepressor-like protein isoform X7: MDKGRERMAAAAAAAAAAAAAQCRSPRCAAERRGFRRELDSWRHRLMHCVGFESILEGLYGPRLRRDLSLFEDLPQNCDPNIPLVAQELMKKMIRQFAIEYISKSGKIQENRNGSIGASLVCKSIQMNQAENCLQDEQEGPLDLTVTRTHEQTAQQGDGVLDLSTKKTSIKSEESSMCAPPSESAVAGSTVDAKSEEATKMEKGKSALSKVLESLCIHHHQQVLAMLKFLVQEQNAASLCCCNSSCAMSSESQKPLLEDGFHGLFCSCEYRLAERGCLHNERQSPGLVPLPVCIKELHCLSCQTVSVENIKTVMNRGVENSSHPHRCSCGQLAKIHSTRSTCHSPLLSGEICDLSATLQESCRSRSPSPPPLSPVETGGFEKWKDIVSELSALENNKLESSINQPPSLTPAEINIHKCGHDSKIHKTKKSSNSDSVLLGTSSSYTTNHDKGETAVIFQDLMDRINEKLKSIETTDISNLIKLSSTDCDSDNDFKLGDLITSLLHSATANDYSFMELLSQHDKKVENKIIQTRFRKRQQTLFAMHNSPDSPVIRRQSLQIKRELASFDENFLRKRYSERNSRKLSYNDKMLSVNKEFQPCQEPLKNSKSFQNENHAETLFTPSLQVPLGSLETNLAPNQFSENFKATSFEKMSQRKSQERSTAEKLTVQNNGENTKLESTPTLSRTDASLLSRTKRNIVPPGWYSIYVTNDSVSKKFLESKRVSDSAHRKDPVRDPTESFQTIDLNKIAMNSNLQVVVERLEDTINMAQRSWTSQDLSEGCKASKKLIETGDKDQNVGRDLTLSGMAFKNQSLSKSALASSNKRSHGMFVMDLNKTFDNPKTSPILERGSSTTSVESLPTKCEGIENSVSNYSSPIKLMFLSEIKSSEGVKYTLTSVSTSQSNADFDSHKHKTHQMIGRKREVNEDIPNTSFEDYNSNHHATNLQSELNQFNCVHEATPSSAELTDSLNNDKPQEDPKGKSNGAVDLPCKRKPGRPKKIGPQVVKQIKRPIGRPPKPKAGQTDVNVCQNESSSPRKENPQSFISEVKEDVCRKSIIVTVVYGRSRRTKRCVSEGSMKINNISLNSDGADFSVNSSLLRNTKAHEIGYGESLSAGSRLTTQSGVFDSDFENIRPIKSKSMITQTCKNIIRPNQKPLSIVRKPGRPAKVKISGISVTVNRISPQEREVCVSSCLPPLDQEIVLEKTCLEEKPDQQCSNVDNIKHTNVDIVKDESNSTVTSIPLKHSIKARKPLHFLHSFASSGSLTYKNTLRHKSCKLHLHKCKNPKKKYRQSSFRLASKGIPGSRCSKKAKKYLEDKKLMPVSDVSLDPVISSNPLLRWWATSASNDSLLEELNNRFEQITNAWVQVSRDEAQNFVHKTEYSKGDHFKAASPLETCLLELEVSPVKMLFQKKYNLNELCTWFMQTTETQSLSLVRKANARNPLEVISTKGIKLGVKCCGFNTSPFRKHFKKFAVSSPSKPAGKFHILHKMVGSPHLNVKSNLTLARLKRTEFKSLHCERWRREERPYSHRTVDWSSKRRNLRLFCQNQSWTNTEGQTNAETSLSEKSTVGNQWASSPEPRVTFAKKRVAVGDFRTHASLESKFKSEAKENGTGCGQVDAEKEQTIESVSSHNWRSKTLKDCRIFLRKINCLEHRNTFKLNTIIYSPESVDSGGNQAQPEESKRFSLRSHSARQSSLKKQNEERENPKANSPASGRLTDELNSSQLSKHVNFDKNPDNSEALSKLNKRKRPPWKTTEMSAKRHKRQSCNSGQMANYCTKSQVGKFFSP, translated from the exons atCTTCCTCAGAACTGTGATCCTAACATTCCCTTAGTTGCTCAGGAATTAATGAAAAAGATGATACGTCAGTTTGCAATTGAGTACATCTCAAAAAGCGGTAAAattcaagaaaatagaaatggtTCAATTGGAGCAAGTCTCGTTTGTAAAAGCATCCAAATGAACCAAGCAGAGAACTGCCTTCAGGATGAGCAAGAAGGCCCCTTAGACCTCACTGTGACTCGAACGCATGAGCAAACTGCTCAGCAAG GGGATGGAGTGTTAGATCTCTCTACAAAGAAAACCAGCATAAAATCTGAAGAGTCCTCCATGTGTGCTCCTCCTTCTGAAAGTGCAGTGGCTGG ttcaacTGTTGATGCAAAATCAGAGGAAGCTactaaaatggaaaaaggaaaatcaGCATTAAGCAAAGTTTTGGAATCTTTGTGCATACATCACCATCAACAAGTTTTGGCTATGTTGAAATTTCTAGTCCAAGAGCAGAATGCTGCTTCTCTTTGCTGTTGTAATTCATCATGTGCTATGTCTTCAGAATCTCAAAAGCCCCTATTGGAGGATGGTTTTCATGGTCTGTTCTGTAGCTGTGAATATAGACTGGCAGAAAGAGGGTGTTTACACAATGAGAGACAAAGCCCTGGTCTAGTGCCTCTGCCAGTCTGTATTAAAGAATTACATTGTTTGTCTTGTCAGACTGTAAGTGTTGAAAATATTAAGACAGTAATGAATAGAGGAGTTGAAAACAGTTCTCATCCACACAGGTGCTCTTGTGGACAGTTAGCAAAGATTCACTCTACAAGATCAACCTGTCATAGTCCTCTTTTGTCAGGGGAAATTTGTGATCTTTCAGCTACTCTTCAAGAATCCTGTAGATCTCGAAGtccctcaccaccaccattatcacctGTGGAGACTGGAGGATTTGAAAAATGGAAAGACATCGTCTCAGAGCTTTCAGCCTTAGAAAATAACAAACTTGAGTCAAGCATTAACCAGCCTCCATCTCTTACACCAGCAGAGATAAACATTCACAAATGTGGCCACGACAGCAAAATACATAAAACTAAGAAGTCTAGTAACTCTGATTCTGTGCTCTTGGGTACCAGCAGTAGTTATACTACAAATCATGATAAGGGTGAAACAGCTGTAATTTTTCAAGATTTAATGGACCgtattaatgaaaaattaaaatcaatagaAACCACAGATATATCAAACCTCATAAAATTATCTAGTACTGATTGTGACTCAGACAATGATTTTAAATTGGGAGATTTAATAACATCTCTTTTGCACAGTGCAACAGCCAATGATTATAGTTTTATGGAATTGCTAAGTCAACATGATAAAAAGGTAGAAAATAAGATTATTCAGACAAGGTTTCGAAAACGTCAACAAACGTTATTTGCAATGCACAACTCTCCTGACTCACCTGTGATCAGAAGGCAGTCTTTACAGATAAAAAGAGAACTTGCCAGTTTTGATGAAAACTTTCTGAGAAAAAGGTACAgtgaaagaaattcaagaaaattGTCATACAATGATAAGATGCTTTCAGTGAACAAAGAATTCCAGCCTTGTCAGGAACCTTTAAAAAACTCTAAAAGCTTTCAAAATGAAAATCATGCCGAAACATTGTTTACACCATCACTTCAGGTACCTCTTGGGAGTTTAGAAACTAATTTGGCTCCTAATCAATTTTCAGAAAACTTTAAAGCAActtcatttgagaaaatgagcCAAAGAAAATCACAGGAGAGGTCTACAGCTGAGAAACTAACTGTACAGAATAATGGGGAAAATACAAAATTAGAAAGTACTCCAACACTTTCGAGAACTGATGCTTCTCTATTGAGCAGAACTAAACGAAATATTGTGCCTCCAGGATGGTATTCTATATATGTAACAAACGATTCTGTTTCCAAAAAATTCCTCGAGAGCAAAAGAGTATCAGACTCTGCACACAGAAAAGATCCAGTCAGAGATCCAACTGAAAGTTTTCAAACTATAGACTTAAATAAAATTGCAATGAATTCTAATTTGCAGGTTGTTGTGGAGCGTTTAGAAGACACAATAAATATGGCTCAAAGGTCTTGGACTAGTCAAGACCTATCTGAAGGATGTAAAGCTTCCAAGAAATTGATTGAAACAGGTGATAAAGACCAAAATGTTGGGAGAGATTTGACTTTAAGTGGAATGGCTTTTAAAAATCAGAGTTTATCAAAATCTGCATTGGCATCTAGCAATAAAAGAAGTCATGGTATGTTTGTAATGGATTTGAACAAAACATTCGATAATCCGAAGACGTCACCCATTTTAGAGAGAGGTAGCTCGACAACCAGTGTTGAAAGTTTGCCAACAAAATGTGAAGGTAttgaaaattctgtttctaaCTATTCTAGTCCTATCAAACTCATGTTTTTATCTGAGATTAAAAGCAGTGAAGGAGTCAAATACACTTTAACTTCAGTCAGCACATCACAGTCAAATGCTGATTTTGATTCTCACAAACATAAAACCCATCAGATGattggaagaaaaagagaagtaaaTGAAGACATACCAAACACTAGCTTTGAAGATTATAATTCTAATCATCATGCTACTAACCTTCAAAGTGAATTGAACCAATTTAACTGTGTACATGAGGCTACACCATCATCTGCAGAGTTGACTGATAGTTTAAACAATGATAAGCCACAAGAAGACCCTAAGGGAAAGTCAAATGGTGCTGTTGACTTACCATGTAAAAGAAAACCAGGTAGACCTAAAAAAATTGGTCCACAAGTTGTGAAGCAGATTAAACGGCCAATTGGAAGACCACCAAAACCTAAAGCTGGTCAAACAGATGTCAATGTTTGCCAAAACGAGTCTTCTAGCCCTAGAAAGGAAAACCCACAATCTTTCATATCAGAAGTCAAAGAAGATGTTTGCAGAAAGAGTATTATTGTCACTGTTGTTTATGGAAGGTCAAGAAGAACCAAGAGATGTGTTTCTGAAGGAAGCATGAAAATCAACAACATCTCACTGAACAGTGATGGCGCTGACTTTTCAGTTAACTCTAGTCTTCTCAGAAATACTAAAGCTCATGAGATTGGCTATGGTGAAAGTCTGAGTGCTGGGTCAAGATTGACAACTCAAAGTGGGGTTTTTGATTCTGACTTTGAAAATATTAGACCAATCAAGAGCAAGTCTATGATAACTCAGACTTGCAAGAACATTATTCGACCAAACCAAAAGCCTTTGTCAATTGTTAGGAAGCCTGGTAGACCTGCAAAAGTGAAAATTTCTGGTATATCTGTGACTGTTAATAGAATTTCACCTCAGGAAAGAGAAGTATGTGTTAGCAGTTGCTTACCTCCATTAGATCAGGAGATAGTGTTAGAGAAAACTTGCCTAGAAGAAAAGCCTGACCAACAATGCAGTAATGTGGATAATATCAAGCACACCAATGTTGACATAGTTAAGGATGAATCAAATAGTACTGTTACTTCTATACCTCTGAAGCATTCAATTAAGGCTAGAAAACCTTTGCATTTCTTACATTCATTTGCATCTTCTGGCTCACTTACTTACAAAAATACCCTTCGTCATAAATCATGTAAACTCCATTTGCATAAATGCAAAAATCCAAAGAAAAAATACAGGCAGTCAAGTTTTAGACTAGCTTCCAAAGGTATCCCAGGATCTAGATgttcaaagaaagcaaaaaagtaTTTGGAAGATAAAAAATTAATGCCTGTTTCTGATGTATCCTTGGACCCTGTGATTTCATCCAACCCTTTACTAAGGTGGTGGGCTACATCTGCTTCAAATGATTCCTTGTTAGAGGAATTAAACAATAGATTTGAACAAATAACAAATGCGTGGGTACAGGTGAGTAGAGATGAAGCTCAAAATTTTGTTCATAAAACAGAATACTCTAAAGGTGATCATTTCAAAGCAGCAAGCCCCTTGGAAACTTGTCTTCTAGAACTTGAAGTTTCACCCGTAAAAATGCTTTTTCAGAAAAAGTATAATTTGAATGAACTTTGTACCTGGTTTATGCAAACAACAGAAACACAGTCCCTTTCACTAGTTAGAAAAGCAAATGCTCGAAACCCTTTGGAAGTGATAAGCACCAAGGGCATTAAGTTAGGGGTGAAATGCTGTGGATTTAATACCAGCCCCTTCAGGAAGCACTTTAAAAAATTTGCAGTCTCTTCTCCTTCAAAACCAGCCGGGAAATTTCATATACTACATAAAATGGTTGGCTCACCACACTTAAATGTGAAAAGTAATTTAACATTAGCGAGGTTGAAAAGGACAGAGTTTAAGAGTTTGCACTGTGAAAggtggagaagagaggaaaggccatATAGCCACAGAACAGTTGATTggagctcaaaaagaaggaactTAAGATTGTTCTGCCAGAATCAATCTTGGACTAACACAGAGGGGCAGACAAATGCAGAGACATCACTCAGTGAGAAAAGCACAGTTGGTAACCAGTGGGCCTCGTCCCCGGAACCCAGAGTCACCTTTGCTAAAAAGAGGGTAGCAGTAGGTGACTTCAGAACACATGCTAGTTTAGAGAGTAAATTTAAGTCAGAAGCAAAGGAGAATGGAACAGGGTGTGGACAGGTTGATGCTGAAAAGGAACAGACAATAGAAAGTGTATCTTCCCATAATTGGAGGTCAAAAACTTTAAAAGACTGTAGAATATTTTTGAGGAAAATCAACTGTCTTGAACACAGAAATACTTTTAAACTAAATACAATAATTTATTCTCCTGAATCTGTTGACAGTGGAGGTAATCAGGCACAACCAGAAGAATCAAAGCGTTTTAGTTTAAGATCCCATTCCGCAAGGCAAAGTTCcttaaaaaagcaaaatgaagaaagagaaaatcccAAAGCAAATAGTCCTGCAAGTGGTAGGTTGACTGATGAACTCAACAGTAGTCAGTTAAGTAAGCATGTTAACTTTGACAAGAATCCTGATAATTCTGAGGCTCTTAGcaaattaaacaaaagaaaaagaccacCATGGAAGACCACAGAAATGTCAGCAAAAAGACATAAACGGCAGTCTTGCAACAGTGGACAAATGGCAAACTATTGTACAAAATCCCAAGTGGGTAAGTTTTTCTCTCCttaa